In one window of Thermodesulfobacteriota bacterium DNA:
- a CDS encoding adenosylcobinamide-GDP ribazoletransferase, whose protein sequence is MKNLIAAIQFITIIPLGKHGKFNAEKMIPLFPVVGIVLGLMVALFDKIGLLLWSKPVASLLDVIFLILITGAFHVDGLGDTADGLYGGRTKEKALSIMKDSRIGVMGMVAIMGGLSAKWAGITGLDASRSLLLIIIPSYARGGILCGIRFLKYGRTDGGTGKLFFATRLKAIGFSALVIPVFLSIFLGLKAVLLNLAFMMITAGVLWFYKKKMDCVTGDMLGAMVEILEAGLFLLASIRLF, encoded by the coding sequence ATGAAAAATCTGATAGCAGCAATACAGTTTATCACCATAATTCCTCTGGGGAAGCATGGAAAATTCAATGCGGAAAAGATGATTCCTTTATTTCCTGTGGTCGGTATTGTGCTGGGATTGATGGTGGCGCTGTTCGACAAGATTGGGTTACTGCTGTGGTCAAAACCGGTGGCAAGCCTTCTTGATGTAATTTTTCTGATTCTTATCACCGGTGCGTTTCATGTTGACGGTTTGGGAGATACCGCTGACGGACTTTATGGAGGCCGAACCAAGGAAAAGGCACTATCCATAATGAAAGACAGCAGAATCGGCGTAATGGGTATGGTTGCCATTATGGGTGGATTATCTGCGAAGTGGGCTGGTATCACCGGTTTAGATGCATCTAGAAGTCTTTTACTGATTATCATTCCTTCCTATGCCAGGGGAGGTATTTTATGCGGAATTCGCTTTTTGAAATACGGAAGAACGGATGGCGGAACAGGCAAACTGTTTTTTGCAACCAGGCTTAAGGCAATCGGATTTTCGGCATTGGTGATTCCTGTTTTCCTTTCAATTTTTCTTGGGCTGAAGGCTGTTTTGCTGAACCTTGCTTTTATGATGATTACTGCCGGTGTGCTGTGGTTTTACAAAAAAAAAATGGACTGTGTCACCGGTGATATGCTGGGAGCAATGGTCGAAATATTGGAAGCAGGGCTTTTTTTATTGGCTTCGATTCGGCTGTTTTGA
- the cobU gene encoding bifunctional adenosylcobinamide kinase/adenosylcobinamide-phosphate guanylyltransferase: MKKIIQIIGGCRSGKSWQALEQAEKIAASKKIFIATCIPFDDEMKDRIDRHKKERDKSWKTVEAPVELSAAINKNSREGDIILVDCLTLWINNLLMETEDPDGIQQRIHQFILALKEVKCSIILVSNEVGAGIVPENRLARQYRDLAGFTNQKVAEVADRVIWMVAGIPIVIK, encoded by the coding sequence GCGGTAAAAGCTGGCAAGCGCTTGAACAGGCTGAAAAGATTGCAGCAAGTAAAAAAATCTTTATCGCAACCTGCATTCCCTTTGATGATGAAATGAAAGACAGGATCGATCGCCATAAAAAAGAAAGAGACAAAAGCTGGAAAACAGTTGAAGCTCCGGTTGAACTGTCGGCCGCAATCAATAAAAACAGCAGGGAAGGGGACATTATCCTAGTCGATTGTTTGACTTTGTGGATAAACAATTTGCTCATGGAAACGGAAGACCCTGATGGTATCCAGCAAAGAATCCATCAATTCATCCTTGCTCTTAAAGAAGTAAAATGTTCCATCATACTGGTTTCAAATGAAGTCGGGGCGGGAATTGTCCCGGAAAACAGGCTTGCCAGACAGTATAGGGATTTGGCAGGATTTACCAACCAAAAGGTGGCCGAAGTTGCCGACAGGGTAATATGGATGGTTGCGGGCATTCCTATTGTGATCAAGTAA